From the genome of Perca flavescens isolate YP-PL-M2 chromosome 1, PFLA_1.0, whole genome shotgun sequence, one region includes:
- the lmo1 gene encoding rhombotin-1, with product MVLDKEEGVPMLSVQPKGKQKGCAGCNRKIKDRYLLKALDKYWHEDCLKCACCDCRLGEVGSTLYTKANLILCRRDYLRLFGTTGNCAACSKLIPAFEMVMRARDNVYHLDCFACQLCNQRFCVGDKFFLKNNMILCQMDYEEGQLNGSFETQVQ from the exons GTGTGCCAATGCTCTCCGTCCAGCCCAAAGGGAAACAGAAGGGGTGTGCTGGCTGCAATCGCAAGATTAAAGACCGCTACCTGCTCAAGGCCCTGGACAAATACTGGCATGAGGACTGTCTCAAATGTGCCTGCTGTGACTGCCGCCTGGGGGAGGTGGGCTCCACCCTCTATACGAAAGCCAACCTCATCCTCTGTCGCAGGGACTACCTGAG GCTCTTTGGTACAACGGGGAACTGTGCAGCCTGCAGTAAACTGATCCCAGCCTTTGAAATGGTGATGAGAGCCAGAGATAATGTTTATCATTTGGACTGTTTTGCCTGTCAGCTTTGTAACCAGAG GTTTTGCGTGGGGGACAAGTTTTtcctaaaaaacaacatgatttTGTGTCAAATGGACTATGAGGAGGGCCAGCTGAATGGGAGCTTTGAGACACAGGTTCAATAG